The Candidatus Zixiibacteriota bacterium genome includes a window with the following:
- the pgsA gene encoding CDP-diacylglycerol--glycerol-3-phosphate 3-phosphatidyltransferase: protein MNTPNKLTLLRIIIAPIFMYFFLLDSFYMRLTALGLFVIAALTDLADGYIARRYGIITGFGKFMDPLADKILVSCALVSFIALKYVSPLPVIMIIGREFSITGLRLLAAYRGVVIPPTWWAKCKTFLQLTVVGVVISYISLVTTLEHYQSPALELLQFDYYLYFNILLWAAAVVTVWTGIDYVWKYFYMIKSVLK from the coding sequence ATGAACACTCCGAACAAATTGACCCTGTTGCGGATCATTATTGCCCCGATCTTCATGTATTTTTTCCTGCTGGATTCGTTCTACATGAGGCTGACGGCGCTGGGGCTGTTCGTAATAGCCGCCCTAACCGACTTAGCCGACGGCTATATCGCTCGGCGCTACGGGATCATTACCGGGTTCGGCAAGTTCATGGACCCCCTGGCGGATAAAATTCTCGTTTCCTGTGCCCTGGTGTCGTTTATCGCTCTCAAATATGTATCACCGTTGCCGGTGATTATGATCATCGGCCGCGAGTTTTCGATCACCGGCCTGCGCCTTCTGGCGGCCTATCGCGGGGTGGTCATCCCGCCGACCTGGTGGGCTAAGTGCAAGACATTCTTACAGCTAACGGTCGTAGGCGTGGTTATATCGTATATCAGTCTGGTGACGACATTGGAGCATTATCAAAGTCCGGCGCTGGAGCTGTTGCAATTCGATTATTATTTGTATTTTAACATCCTGCTCTGGGCGGCGGCGGTGGTTACCGTCTGGACGGGAATTGATTATGTCTGGAAGTATTTTTACATGATAAAATCGGTACTCAAGTAA
- a CDS encoding phosphatidylglycerophosphatase A — MKTTFAKLIATGLYSGFGRPYPGTWGTIPAWLIAYFLIRGDQMILGIVAAVTFVVSVWSAGEAEKVYGHDARKIVIDEWTGMFITLILVPYSLPNYLIAFVAFRGFDVIKIPPARQSEKLPGGWGITMDDVVAGIQACLGTHIAIYFLTQWGYL, encoded by the coding sequence ATGAAAACTACCTTTGCCAAGTTAATCGCCACCGGTCTTTACAGCGGCTTCGGAAGGCCCTACCCGGGCACCTGGGGCACGATACCGGCCTGGCTGATAGCCTATTTCCTGATTCGCGGCGACCAGATGATTCTCGGGATCGTAGCGGCCGTGACGTTTGTGGTGTCGGTCTGGTCGGCCGGTGAAGCGGAAAAAGTGTACGGGCATGATGCCCGCAAGATCGTGATCGACGAATGGACCGGGATGTTCATAACGTTGATCCTGGTGCCTTACTCGCTGCCGAACTACCTGATCGCTTTCGTGGCGTTCCGGGGTTTCGATGTGATAAAAATCCCGCCGGCGAGACAATCCGAAAAACTCCCCGGCGGTTGGGGGATCACCATGGACGATGTGGTCGCCGGTATTCAGGCCTGCCTCGGGACTCATATCGCGATATATTTCCTGACCCAGTGGGGCTATCTCTAA
- a CDS encoding competence/damage-inducible protein A, whose product MDVEIITIGDEIITGHIVDTNAAFIARQLTDIGLPVRYRTSVGDSVEAMDEAFRLAWRRARVTICTGGLGPTDDDITKKAIVKVFKRNLIFNEELLELLRKRWAARGIEMPAINQNQALLPQGALLFPNKIGSAVGICIAEEGRIFIALPGVPAEAEQIMVDEVVPYLKSLRQGHAIEVVRLRTTGIVESRLAEKLKDGLKLEPGVRLAYLPGYGGVDLRIIASADSSEEAQNKANDLARYVESKAGRYIYTRGDDNLEAVVGQLLRDNDKTLAVAESCTAGMLGSRVTAVAGASDYFLGGIIAYANEVKTERLGVDAGIIEEHGAVSEECALAMASGCRNLFGSDYALSITGIAGPEGGTEDKPVGTVYVGLSSAHHNLARRFNLGSTREINRTRSVYCALELLRRAILDLL is encoded by the coding sequence ATGGATGTTGAGATCATAACTATCGGCGATGAAATAATCACCGGCCATATCGTAGACACCAACGCGGCTTTTATCGCTCGTCAGTTGACCGATATCGGTCTTCCGGTGCGCTACCGGACCTCGGTCGGGGATTCGGTCGAGGCGATGGACGAGGCGTTTCGTCTCGCCTGGCGACGCGCGCGGGTGACTATCTGCACCGGCGGTCTCGGGCCGACCGACGACGACATCACCAAAAAAGCGATCGTCAAAGTTTTCAAGCGCAACCTCATCTTCAACGAGGAACTGCTCGAATTGCTTCGCAAGCGCTGGGCGGCACGCGGCATTGAAATGCCCGCGATCAATCAGAATCAGGCGCTGCTGCCGCAGGGAGCGTTGTTGTTCCCCAACAAGATCGGTTCGGCGGTGGGGATCTGTATCGCCGAAGAGGGGCGGATTTTCATCGCTCTGCCCGGTGTCCCGGCCGAGGCCGAGCAGATCATGGTCGATGAGGTCGTGCCGTATCTCAAGAGTCTCAGACAAGGACACGCGATAGAGGTTGTTCGGTTGCGCACTACCGGTATCGTGGAAAGCCGACTGGCTGAGAAACTCAAGGATGGTCTTAAACTGGAGCCGGGTGTCCGGCTGGCCTATTTGCCGGGGTACGGCGGTGTCGATCTTCGCATTATCGCCTCGGCGGATTCATCGGAAGAGGCTCAAAACAAGGCCAACGATTTAGCGCGTTATGTCGAGTCGAAGGCCGGTCGATACATCTACACGCGCGGCGACGATAACCTCGAAGCCGTAGTCGGTCAACTCCTGCGCGACAACGATAAAACTCTCGCCGTGGCCGAATCATGCACCGCCGGGATGCTCGGCAGTCGTGTAACGGCCGTCGCCGGCGCATCCGACTATTTCCTGGGCGGCATCATCGCCTATGCCAACGAGGTCAAGACCGAACGGCTCGGAGTCGACGCGGGCATCATCGAGGAACACGGCGCCGTGAGCGAAGAATGTGCTCTGGCCATGGCCTCCGGTTGCCGGAATCTTTTCGGGAGCGATTATGCGCTCTCGATTACAGGTATTGCCGGTCCCGAAGGCGGCACCGAGGACAAGCCGGTCGGCACCGTGTATGTCGGGCTCAGTTCCGCTCATCACAATTTGGCACGGCGGTTCAATCTCGGCTCCACGCGAGAGATCAACCGCACCCGCTCCGTTTACTGTGCGCTGGAGTTGTTGCGCCGAGCGATTTTGGATCTGTTATGA
- the thpR gene encoding RNA 2',3'-cyclic phosphodiesterase, with the protein MMRLFIAAPLPNEIENYLGEIISDLRPEGRDVKWVKASNIHVTLRFLGDTEERLVPSLKTLIDKTAAGQNAVDTSVSGIGAFPNLRRPSVFWVGLGGGVESLADMADRIEQGVRELGFEPESKRFKPHLTIGRVRRDGDVRRLSQTVESYRLEPRRFRLNRIVLFQSTLTPQGPIYRRLHETALETERFEG; encoded by the coding sequence ATGATGCGTTTGTTCATCGCCGCGCCGCTGCCGAACGAGATTGAAAACTACCTCGGAGAAATCATCTCCGACCTGCGGCCGGAGGGACGCGACGTAAAATGGGTCAAAGCCTCGAACATCCATGTCACCCTGCGTTTTCTCGGGGATACCGAGGAACGGCTGGTGCCCTCACTCAAAACTCTGATCGATAAAACCGCCGCCGGGCAAAACGCGGTTGATACCTCGGTGAGCGGCATCGGTGCTTTTCCCAACCTGCGCCGTCCGAGCGTGTTCTGGGTCGGCCTCGGAGGCGGTGTTGAATCTCTGGCCGATATGGCTGATCGGATCGAACAGGGGGTTCGAGAACTCGGCTTCGAACCGGAGAGTAAGCGTTTCAAGCCGCATCTGACCATCGGTCGGGTACGTCGTGACGGTGATGTCCGTCGCCTCAGTCAGACAGTCGAGTCCTATCGCCTGGAGCCGCGCCGTTTTCGTTTGAACCGCATTGTTCTTTTTCAATCTACTTTGACGCCGCAGGGGCCGATCTATCGCCGCCTGCACGAGACCGCTCTCGAAACGGAACGTTTCGAGGGATAG